A portion of the Tindallia magadiensis genome contains these proteins:
- the orr gene encoding ornithine racemase Orr, which produces MELKKVNPRIEIHTDKLTHNAKQISKMTQEYGITPAAVTKGFCAIPQVAAAIVAGDIGILADSRIENLKKLRTLNARTMLLRLPMISQAETVVKYANISLNSEIKTLKALNQAANIQGRTHQVILMIDLGDLREGIMDDFELMAMIRQIKQLKNISLVGLGTNLTCFGAVIPDEKNLGRLIDLAQKIEKDTGQSLEFVSGGNSSSVYLMMEKRMPKGITNLRIGESILMGTESAYGKKIPDMYYDAFQLVAEIVEIREKPTVPIGQIGMDAFGGKPTFEDRGMRKRAIVAVGKQDFATHPVKCIEPGVDILGSSSDHMILDITDAEKKYFIGSELKFTLSYGAMLALTTSPYISTQLVSGGLGQEERKQ; this is translated from the coding sequence ATGGAGCTGAAAAAAGTGAATCCAAGAATTGAGATACACACAGATAAATTAACTCATAATGCGAAACAAATAAGTAAAATGACACAGGAATATGGGATTACTCCAGCGGCTGTCACCAAAGGTTTTTGCGCTATTCCACAGGTAGCAGCAGCTATTGTTGCGGGAGACATTGGTATTTTAGCAGATTCAAGAATCGAAAATCTTAAAAAGCTACGGACATTGAATGCCCGAACGATGCTTCTTAGACTTCCGATGATCAGTCAAGCAGAAACGGTTGTGAAGTACGCAAATATCAGTCTAAATTCAGAAATTAAAACTTTAAAAGCGTTAAATCAAGCCGCAAACATCCAGGGACGTACCCATCAAGTGATTCTAATGATTGATTTAGGTGATCTTAGGGAAGGCATTATGGATGATTTTGAATTGATGGCAATGATTCGCCAGATTAAGCAGTTAAAAAACATATCTCTTGTAGGACTAGGAACTAACTTAACATGTTTTGGAGCGGTTATCCCTGATGAAAAGAATTTAGGAAGACTAATTGATTTAGCCCAAAAAATCGAAAAAGATACAGGACAATCTTTAGAATTCGTTAGTGGTGGTAATAGTAGTAGTGTTTATTTAATGATGGAAAAAAGAATGCCAAAAGGAATTACCAATTTAAGAATTGGCGAATCAATTCTTATGGGTACAGAAAGTGCTTATGGAAAAAAAATACCAGATATGTATTATGATGCTTTTCAATTGGTGGCAGAGATTGTAGAAATTAGAGAAAAACCTACGGTTCCAATAGGTCAAATTGGCATGGATGCCTTTGGAGGAAAGCCTACCTTTGAAGACAGAGGAATGCGTAAACGTGCCATTGTAGCTGTTGGAAAACAAGATTTTGCCACTCATCCAGTGAAATGCATAGAGCCAGGAGTTGACATTTTAGGAAGCAGCAGCGATCATATGATTTTGGATATTACAGATGCGGAAAAAAAATACTTTATTGGTTCAGAGCTTAAATTCACCTTAAGTTATGGTGCTATGTTAGCATTAACAACCAGTCCTTATATAAGTACTCAGTTAGTGAGCGGAGGCCTTGGGCAGGAGGAAAGGAAACAATGA
- the ltaE gene encoding low-specificity L-threonine aldolase, translating to MKIIDLRSDTVTKPTPEMLVAMSSAPLGDDVYGDDPTVNELEKLAADKLGKEAALLVPTGTMGNLIAVMAHTSPGQEIILEANSHIYLYEVAGIARIAGVQARTIHGNRGEMLPTNIEKLIRSDNIHFPETGLICLENTHNMAGGRVISLENMQEIHAIGQKHGLPIHLDGARIFNAAIYLNKDVQKIADSVDSVMFCLSKGLSSPIGSMLVGSSEFIKKSRKLRKMLGGGMRQAGVIAACGIISLNEMTEQLKIDHQNAAVLVESLYETGHFDVSIDNTHTNIINARMAVDGWTAFELIDAMEKNGVLANARNEEIIRFVTHKDVSMEDIEEAVIRMSQILKG from the coding sequence ATGAAAATAATTGATTTAAGAAGTGACACTGTAACGAAGCCAACTCCAGAAATGTTGGTGGCTATGTCATCAGCTCCTTTAGGTGATGATGTATATGGAGATGATCCAACAGTAAATGAACTGGAGAAATTAGCCGCCGATAAACTCGGGAAAGAAGCGGCCTTACTGGTTCCGACAGGAACAATGGGCAATCTTATCGCTGTAATGGCTCATACCAGTCCGGGGCAGGAAATCATTTTGGAAGCAAATTCTCATATTTATCTTTATGAAGTAGCGGGAATAGCAAGAATTGCAGGAGTTCAAGCAAGAACTATTCACGGAAATAGAGGCGAAATGCTTCCGACAAATATCGAAAAATTAATACGCTCTGACAATATACATTTTCCTGAAACAGGACTAATTTGCCTCGAAAACACTCATAATATGGCAGGAGGACGAGTGATCTCCCTTGAAAATATGCAAGAGATCCACGCTATTGGTCAAAAGCATGGGTTACCAATACATTTGGATGGAGCAAGAATTTTTAATGCTGCCATATACTTAAATAAAGATGTGCAAAAAATTGCAGATTCTGTTGACTCGGTTATGTTTTGCCTATCAAAAGGGCTTTCATCGCCTATAGGAAGCATGTTAGTTGGAAGCAGTGAGTTTATTAAGAAATCCCGTAAGCTTAGAAAAATGCTAGGTGGCGGTATGCGCCAGGCAGGAGTCATTGCAGCTTGTGGAATTATATCATTAAATGAAATGACAGAACAACTCAAAATAGATCATCAAAATGCAGCCGTTTTAGTGGAGTCTCTTTATGAAACTGGTCATTTTGATGTAAGTATCGATAATACACATACAAATATTATTAATGCACGTATGGCTGTGGATGGATGGACAGCATTTGAGCTTATTGATGCTATGGAAAAAAATGGTGTATTAGCAAATGCTCGAAACGAAGAAATAATACGATTTGTAACACATAAGGATGTATCAATGGAAGATATAGAAGAAGCGGTTATACGGATGAGTCAAATACTAAAAGGCTAG
- a CDS encoding replication-associated recombination protein A: MDLLDIANHQKKKDQAPLADRMRPKCINDLIGQDHLLSREKFLARCIKAKRIPSLILYGPPGTGKTTLARLLAKESGSEYFQLSAVMAGVKDIRQVIENANDLLKHSHKKSILFIDEIHRFSKNQQDALLPHVERGLITLIGATTENPYFEVNSALLSRTTVLKLEPLSAKNIICLLKRSLEEKERGLGRIRILIEDDALMFLADTAGGDARRALNALEIAALSATPQKDGSVTISLEDAQESVQKRGVQYDKDGDQHYDVISAFIKSIRGSDPDAALHYLAKMITAGEDPEFIARRIIIAASEDIGNADSNGLTIATAAHYAVKHIGMPEARIVLSQAVTYLATAPKSNAAYLAINKAMADVSNITTDVPKHLRDSHYQNASKLGHGNGYLYAHNYPNHYVKQQYLPDVLTGTVYYAMTDQGEEKKHKEYMDKLKKNSHQ, translated from the coding sequence ATGGATTTGCTAGATATCGCAAATCATCAAAAGAAAAAAGATCAAGCTCCTTTAGCAGATCGAATGAGACCCAAATGCATTAATGATCTTATTGGACAGGATCATCTTCTTAGTAGAGAAAAATTTCTAGCTCGTTGTATCAAAGCTAAAAGAATCCCTTCTCTTATTTTGTATGGGCCGCCTGGCACGGGAAAAACCACCTTGGCAAGGTTACTGGCAAAGGAATCTGGAAGTGAGTATTTTCAGCTAAGTGCTGTCATGGCAGGAGTCAAAGACATACGTCAAGTAATAGAAAATGCAAATGACCTTTTGAAACACTCACATAAAAAAAGCATCTTATTTATTGATGAAATTCATCGATTTTCTAAAAACCAACAAGATGCTCTTTTACCACATGTTGAAAGAGGTTTAATTACCTTGATAGGCGCTACTACGGAAAATCCATATTTCGAAGTAAACAGTGCGCTTTTATCGAGAACTACGGTTTTGAAATTGGAACCTCTTTCTGCAAAAAACATAATATGTTTGTTAAAAAGAAGCCTTGAAGAAAAAGAGAGAGGGTTAGGACGGATAAGAATATTAATTGAAGATGATGCACTTATGTTTTTAGCCGATACGGCTGGTGGGGATGCCCGTAGAGCATTAAATGCTTTAGAAATTGCCGCCTTAAGTGCAACGCCTCAAAAGGACGGTTCCGTTACTATTTCCCTAGAAGATGCTCAAGAATCAGTGCAAAAACGTGGGGTTCAATATGATAAAGATGGCGATCAGCATTATGATGTGATATCAGCTTTTATTAAAAGCATTCGAGGCAGTGATCCTGATGCGGCATTGCACTATTTAGCAAAAATGATAACAGCTGGTGAAGATCCGGAATTTATTGCAAGAAGGATAATCATAGCCGCTTCTGAAGATATAGGTAATGCCGATTCAAATGGATTAACGATTGCGACAGCAGCTCACTATGCTGTTAAACATATAGGTATGCCGGAAGCTCGCATCGTTTTATCTCAAGCTGTAACATACCTTGCAACAGCACCAAAAAGTAATGCCGCTTATTTAGCCATTAATAAAGCGATGGCTGATGTAAGCAACATCACTACCGATGTGCCAAAACACCTTAGAGATAGTCACTACCAAAATGCTTCTAAATTGGGCCATGGAAATGGATATTTATATGCCCATAACTATCCAAATCATTATGTAAAACAACAATACCTGCCAGATGTATTGACAGGTACCGTCTATTATGCGATGACAGATCAAGGAGAAGAAAAGAAACATAAGGAATACATGGACAAGTTAAAAAAGAATTCCCATCAATAA
- a CDS encoding amidohydrolase codes for MRTPRTIFYNANLSNFADLSTENAFITENGMIKKVGNSNDLLPLLNHEDNRINLQQKTVIPGFTDSHMHLLAYGSTKEQVVSLKDIPSIDTLKKAVTQHIDRKSIPIGDWVNGSGWNQDLFPDRKIPDRHDLDSISRSHPIKLLRMCYHICSVNSKALELAGITKHTPDPEGGKIDRDKYGNPTGVLRETAMELVNRVIPPIENKEEMKNLILSACSDLVKHGFTCVHTDDFGFVGNRQALLDAYKELNEENKLPLQIVLQMIIFNPEDIRFYVDNGLQSWKSMGRLMPGPIKILADGSLGSRTAALYKPYSDDPETSGFMLMSEERLETMIKLAFEQGFDVAAHGIGDKTIETLLDIYAKYKSVYQSKHLRPSIIHSQIGSETILRKYRDLQIIANIQPIFTHSDLHIAEARIGSDRLKYSYCWKTYLEMEIPTVGSSDAPVESFNPFWNIYTAISRKDLTGNPQDGWIMEEALSRQEAFELFTTKPPLLSAESHQNGKLKEGYWANFTVLEKDPFTVQLEELKDFMPIATYFRGEKTYES; via the coding sequence ATGAGAACGCCAAGAACAATATTCTATAATGCCAACTTAAGTAACTTTGCTGATTTATCAACGGAGAATGCTTTTATTACAGAAAATGGTATGATCAAAAAAGTAGGGAACTCTAATGATTTACTCCCCCTGTTAAATCATGAGGATAACCGTATAAACTTGCAACAAAAAACAGTCATCCCTGGTTTTACGGATTCTCATATGCACTTACTTGCCTATGGTTCTACCAAAGAACAAGTAGTAAGTCTAAAAGACATTCCTTCTATCGACACCTTAAAGAAAGCCGTTACACAACATATTGATCGAAAATCGATTCCTATAGGTGATTGGGTCAATGGTTCCGGCTGGAACCAAGATTTATTTCCTGATCGTAAAATACCGGATCGACATGATTTAGACAGCATTTCTCGCAGTCATCCTATTAAGCTTCTTCGAATGTGTTATCATATTTGTTCTGTCAATAGTAAAGCCTTGGAGTTAGCCGGAATCACTAAACATACACCAGATCCAGAGGGTGGAAAAATTGATCGAGACAAATACGGAAACCCCACAGGAGTTCTTCGAGAAACCGCTATGGAGCTGGTGAATAGAGTGATTCCTCCTATTGAGAACAAAGAAGAAATGAAAAATCTAATTCTTTCAGCTTGCTCTGATTTGGTAAAACATGGTTTTACCTGTGTCCATACGGATGATTTTGGGTTTGTCGGAAATCGTCAAGCTTTACTAGATGCGTATAAAGAGTTGAATGAAGAAAACAAATTACCACTTCAAATTGTTCTTCAAATGATTATTTTTAATCCTGAAGATATTAGGTTTTATGTTGATAACGGTTTACAATCATGGAAATCTATGGGTCGATTGATGCCCGGGCCCATAAAAATTTTAGCCGATGGCTCTTTAGGTTCACGCACAGCAGCGCTATATAAACCATATTCTGATGATCCTGAAACATCGGGTTTTATGTTGATGTCTGAAGAGCGGTTGGAAACTATGATTAAACTAGCTTTTGAGCAAGGCTTTGATGTTGCGGCTCATGGAATTGGAGATAAAACCATCGAAACACTGTTAGACATCTATGCTAAGTATAAATCTGTATATCAGTCGAAACACTTACGTCCTTCTATTATTCATAGCCAAATAGGAAGCGAGACTATTTTAAGGAAATATAGAGATCTTCAGATAATCGCAAATATTCAACCAATTTTCACTCATTCCGACCTTCATATCGCTGAAGCTAGAATTGGTTCAGATCGGTTAAAATATAGTTATTGCTGGAAAACCTATTTAGAAATGGAAATACCAACCGTTGGTAGTTCTGATGCTCCCGTTGAAAGCTTTAATCCATTCTGGAATATTTATACAGCCATTTCCAGAAAAGATTTAACGGGTAATCCTCAGGATGGGTGGATTATGGAAGAGGCATTAAGTCGTCAAGAAGCTTTCGAATTGTTTACAACCAAACCACCTTTATTATCCGCTGAATCTCATCAAAATGGAAAGCTTAAAGAGGGTTACTGGGCAAATTTTACAGTTCTTGAAAAAGATCCTTTTACAGTTCAGCTGGAAGAACTGAAAGATTTTATGCCTATCGCTACTTACTTCCGAGGTGAAAAAACCTACGAATCTTAA